One genomic region from Gammaproteobacteria bacterium encodes:
- the hisG gene encoding ATP phosphoribosyltransferase translates to MRIALPNKGRLSKSALALLRKAGLRARMRSDRSLTAPLGNDHQAIFLRAADIPELVADGAAEVGVTGADLVAESGCEVRELLDLEFGRCRLVVAVQDESDIRGIADIPAGTRVATAFPRLTRSYFERFGIAVEIATVSGAAEIAPHLGVAEIIADLTATGSTLRVNGMREVETILESTARLIAGEAVLDQADFGDRISELCLALESVRFAREKRYLMANVPRDRLDEVRQVIPGISGPTIVEVMGGGPWVAAHAVVDADCLSSTIPRLKKLGAEGILVTAIERLMP, encoded by the coding sequence CTGAGAATAGCGCTGCCCAACAAGGGCCGCCTGTCGAAAAGCGCCCTGGCGCTCCTGCGCAAGGCCGGGCTGCGCGCCCGCATGCGCAGCGACCGTTCGCTCACGGCGCCTCTCGGCAACGATCATCAGGCCATCTTCCTGCGGGCGGCCGACATCCCGGAGCTGGTGGCGGACGGAGCGGCGGAGGTGGGCGTCACGGGCGCGGACCTGGTCGCCGAGAGCGGCTGCGAGGTGCGGGAACTGCTGGACCTGGAGTTCGGCCGATGCCGGCTGGTGGTGGCGGTGCAGGATGAGAGCGACATCCGCGGCATCGCCGACATCCCCGCGGGGACGCGCGTGGCCACCGCCTTTCCGCGGCTGACGCGATCGTATTTCGAGAGGTTCGGCATCGCGGTCGAGATCGCGACCGTGTCGGGGGCCGCCGAAATCGCGCCCCATCTGGGGGTGGCCGAGATCATCGCGGACCTCACGGCGACGGGCTCCACGCTGCGCGTGAACGGGATGCGGGAGGTGGAAACCATCCTGGAGTCCACCGCCCGCCTGATCGCGGGCGAAGCGGTGCTGGACCAGGCCGACTTCGGCGACAGGATCTCCGAACTCTGTCTGGCGCTCGAATCGGTCCGCTTCGCGCGCGAGAAGCGATACCTGATGGCGAACGTGCCGCGTGACCGGCTGGATGAGGTCAGGCAGGTGATCCCCGGCATTTCCGGGCCGACCATCGTCGAAGTGATGGGAGGGGGGCCCTGGGTCGCGGCGCACGCGGTGGTCGACGCGGATTGCCTTTCCAGCACGATTCCGCGGCTGAAGAAGCTCGGGGCGGAGGGCATCCTGGTCACCGCGATCGAGAGGCTGATGCCTTGA
- a CDS encoding STAS domain-containing protein — protein sequence MKIRSEHQDRALVVTVSGRIDSGNARDFQSGMDGLLDKGGRGVILDCEQLSYVSSAGLRVLLRVTRHLDQKHVPFVVCSLSPMISEVFQISGFDRIIPVATSRADALATLPR from the coding sequence ATGAAGATCCGGAGCGAACATCAGGACCGGGCACTCGTCGTGACCGTGAGCGGCCGAATCGACTCCGGCAACGCGCGCGACTTCCAGTCCGGGATGGACGGCCTCCTCGACAAGGGAGGCAGGGGCGTGATCCTGGACTGCGAGCAGCTCAGCTACGTGAGCAGCGCCGGGCTGCGCGTCCTGCTCCGGGTCACCCGGCATCTCGACCAGAAGCACGTCCCCTTCGTGGTTTGCTCGCTGTCCCCCATGATCTCCGAGGTCTTCCAGATCAGCGGCTTCGACAGGATCATCCCGGTCGCGACCTCCCGGGCCGACGCCCTCGCCACCCTTCCCCGCTAG